CTTCTTTAACGCATTTTTCACCCAAAAAAATCGCACGACTTAAGCATCTTGCCGCCACTCTTTCTTCCTCATTTAAATAAGTATTTCTCGAGCTTTTAGCTAAGCCATCTTCTTCGCGAATGATAGGACAAATTTCAAGCTCTAAATTCATATTTAAATCCTTAACCATACGCTTTACCACCATACACTGTTGCGCATCTTTTTGGCCAAAATAAGCCTTGTTTGGACTAATGAGATTAAAAAATTTAGTCAAAACCGTGCAAACTCCCCTAAAATGCCCTTCCCTACTTAAACCGCAAAGCTCATTAGTCAGTCTTGTTAAATCCACAAAAGTGCAAAATTCTTCATCATAAAAATCTTCAACCCTAGGCGTAAAAATCACATCCACACCCAAACTTTCGCAAAGCTTAGCATCGCGCTTTAAATCCCTTGGATAGCTTGCTAAATCTTCGTTTTTGCCAAATTGTATAGGATTGACAAAAATGCTTACCACAACCTTATCATTGCTTGCTTTTGCAGCTTTAATCAAACTGGCATGTCCTTCGTGTAAATATCCCATTGTTGGCACATAACCTATGCTTAAATTTTGTTTTTTATAATCTTGAGTGATTTTTTTGATTTCATCTAAATTTTCAATGATTTGCATATTTTTTCCTTAATACAATTTTTCTATGAGTTCATCATCTATACTGAAACTATGTTCTAGGCTCGGGAATTTTTCTTCTTTAACTTCTTTAATATAAGAGTTTATACCTTGTTTTAACACTTCTTTTGTATTGGCAAAATGCTTGACAAATTTCGGTTTAAATTCATCATTTAAACCAAGTAAATCATGATA
This genomic interval from Campylobacter sp. CCS1377 contains the following:
- the panC gene encoding pantoate--beta-alanine ligase; its protein translation is MQIIENLDEIKKITQDYKKQNLSIGYVPTMGYLHEGHASLIKAAKASNDKVVVSIFVNPIQFGKNEDLASYPRDLKRDAKLCESLGVDVIFTPRVEDFYDEEFCTFVDLTRLTNELCGLSREGHFRGVCTVLTKFFNLISPNKAYFGQKDAQQCMVVKRMVKDLNMNLELEICPIIREEDGLAKSSRNTYLNEEERVAARCLSRAIFLGEKCVKEGEKCTQNIIKAMKEELNKEPLAKIDYVKIVDANSMQILDNIKANTQVLGAIAVYIGKTRLIDNFLLTID